A region of Elusimicrobiota bacterium DNA encodes the following proteins:
- a CDS encoding NAD-dependent epimerase/dehydratase family protein has translation MRVLVTGGAGFIGSHVVDAYVGAGHRVTVVDNLSSGKKANLNSEARFVKADIQGAGLVRLFRKEKFDVVNHHAAQMDVRRSVADPLFDARVNVLGLLNLLELSRAHGVKKFIFAASGGTYYGECRRPAIESDPPRPLSPYGVTKLAGEHYLRTYRALHGLPFTVLRYGNVYGPRQDPHGEAGVVAIFCHRLLAGEPAFIYGNGRQMRDYVYVSDVVRANVAALSKGEGESINIGTGKPTDVHRLFKVLRSCHPGPSSFEPKPARPGELFRSVLNISKAARVLGWKPTVGLADGLAKTYAHIRSVGKPID, from the coding sequence ATGCGGGTTTTGGTGACCGGGGGGGCGGGGTTTATTGGGTCTCACGTGGTGGACGCTTATGTGGGGGCGGGGCACCGGGTGACGGTGGTGGACAACCTTTCCTCAGGAAAGAAGGCCAACCTCAATTCCGAGGCCCGGTTCGTCAAAGCGGATATTCAAGGTGCGGGATTGGTTCGCCTGTTTAGGAAAGAGAAATTCGATGTGGTGAATCATCATGCGGCCCAGATGGATGTTCGGCGAAGCGTGGCGGACCCGTTGTTCGATGCGCGGGTGAACGTGTTGGGGCTTTTGAATCTTTTGGAATTATCGCGGGCCCATGGGGTTAAGAAATTTATTTTCGCGGCATCGGGCGGGACTTATTATGGGGAGTGCCGTCGTCCGGCGATCGAAAGCGATCCGCCCCGGCCCCTTTCTCCCTACGGGGTCACGAAATTGGCGGGGGAACATTACCTGCGGACCTATCGCGCCCTGCACGGATTGCCGTTCACCGTTTTGCGATATGGGAATGTTTACGGGCCCCGCCAGGACCCCCACGGGGAAGCGGGCGTGGTGGCCATTTTTTGTCATCGACTGCTGGCGGGAGAGCCGGCGTTTATATACGGGAACGGACGACAAATGAGGGACTATGTTTATGTGAGCGACGTGGTTCGCGCGAATGTGGCGGCGCTCTCCAAGGGGGAAGGGGAATCCATTAATATCGGAACGGGGAAACCCACGGACGTTCACCGTTTGTTTAAAGTCTTGAGGTCTTGCCATCCGGGGCCTTCATCGTTTGAGCCCAAACCCGCCCGGCCGGGGGAACTTTTTCGAAGCGTTTTGAATATCTCCAAAGCGGCGCGGGTGTTGGGTTGGAAACCGACGGTGGGGTTGGCTGACGGATTGGCCAAGACCTATGCGCATATCCGGTCGGTGGGTAAACCGATAGATTGA
- a CDS encoding exopolysaccharide biosynthesis polyprenyl glycosylphosphotransferase: protein MAEISEEAGVIFRIVPDILELRMGELILDESLGLPTFQVKSVSLHGWTYVYKRTFDLFVSVGLLVVGAVPLALLAILIKLDSPGPVFFRQERVGYKGKNFKIFKFRSMSTDAEDRLEELRHLNERPGPLFKIKKDPRITRVGRWIRRLSVDEIPQLFNVLAGDMSLVGPRPQLPKEAESNDEWARKRLNVLPGISGLWQVSGRAQLSYEEMIELDVFYIEHWSPGLDLKILLKTIPTVFGRQGAY from the coding sequence ATGGCCGAGATCAGCGAAGAAGCCGGTGTGATTTTTCGCATCGTTCCCGATATCTTGGAACTCCGCATGGGGGAGTTGATTTTGGATGAGTCCTTGGGGCTCCCGACGTTTCAAGTCAAATCGGTTTCTCTTCACGGATGGACCTATGTTTATAAAAGAACTTTTGACTTGTTTGTCTCGGTAGGCCTGCTGGTGGTCGGAGCGGTTCCGCTGGCGCTCTTGGCCATTCTCATCAAGTTGGATTCTCCCGGGCCGGTTTTCTTTCGGCAGGAGAGGGTGGGATACAAGGGAAAAAATTTTAAGATCTTCAAATTTCGATCCATGAGCACCGACGCGGAAGACCGTTTGGAGGAGTTGCGCCATTTAAATGAAAGACCCGGCCCTCTTTTTAAAATCAAGAAGGATCCCCGCATCACCCGGGTGGGCCGTTGGATTCGGCGATTGAGCGTGGACGAAATCCCGCAACTTTTCAATGTCCTTGCGGGGGACATGAGCCTGGTGGGACCCCGCCCCCAATTGCCCAAGGAAGCGGAATCCAACGACGAGTGGGCGCGGAAACGACTGAACGTGCTCCCGGGCATCTCCGGGCTCTGGCAGGTGAGCGGCCGGGCGCAACTGTCCTACGAGGAGATGATCGAACTCGACGTCTTTTACATCGAGCATTGGTCGCCCGGGTTGGACCTGAAGATTTTGCTGAAAACAATCCCCACGGTGTTTGGCCGGCAAGGAGCCTATTGA